One segment of Accipiter gentilis chromosome 26, bAccGen1.1, whole genome shotgun sequence DNA contains the following:
- the GPX3 gene encoding glutathione peroxidase 3 yields the protein MGGWSRSAWILPFFLAGLVQPGQSQEREKVKCYNSVQGTIYDYGALTLDGDEYVPFRNYAGKMVLFVNVATYUGLTLQYLELNALQNELGPHGLVVLGFPSNQFGKQEPGQNSEILPALKYVRPGGGFVPNFQLFQKGDVNGAKEQKVYTFLKNACPPVAEEFANPKNLFWEPLRNHDIKWNFEKFLVGPDGVPVMRWYHRTNIAVVKNDIIAYIRQQQQEQQQQEQQPQEEGQ from the exons ATGGGGGGCTGGTCCCGCAGCGCCTGGATTTTGCCCTTTTTCTTGGCTGGGCTCGTCCAGCCGGGGCAGAGTCAGGAGAGGgagaag GTAAAATGCTACAACTCGGTGCAGGGCACCATCTACGACTACGGGGCCCTGACCCTCGACGGGGACGAATATGTCCCCTTTAGGAACTATGCAGGGAAGATGGTGCTCTTCGTCAACGTGGCCACGTACTGAGGCCTCACCCTGCAGTACCTCG AACTGAATGCACTACAAAATGAGCTGGGGCCCCACGGGCTCGTTGTCCTGGGCTTCCCCTCCAACCAATTTGGGAAGCAGGAACCCGGCCAGAACTCGGAAATCCTCCCTGCGCTGAA GTATGTCCGGCCAGGGGGTGGCTTCGTCCCCAACTTCCAGCTTTTCCAGAAAGGGGATGTCAATGGGGCCAAGGAGCAGAAGGTCTACACTTTCCTGAAG AACGCCTGTCCCCCGGTGGCGGAGGAGTTCGCAAACCCCAAGAACCTCTTCTGGGAGCCTCTGCGGAACCACGACATCAAGTGGAACTTCGAGAAGTTCCTGGTGGGCCCCGACGGCGTGCCTGTCATGCGCTGGTACCATCGCACCAACATCGCTGTTGTGAAGAACGACATCATCGCTTACataaggcagcagcagcaggagcagcagcagcaggagcagcagccacaGGAGGAGGGCCAGtag
- the LOC126050970 gene encoding uncharacterized protein LOC126050970 isoform X2, whose amino-acid sequence MAACPSEEEQQQPRLCPQRGPGSALRRPAKPYARPCAPPGWVGESARGAGPGPPAWLLHACQSACLTVAKTEDPDKNKPSPCRGDQAQKREVSERRVALRVQSLHQQTTSGLLPGTPPKHPLRPGLRHRSPVLAPVRTSPCSAWCQPVASARRFPVRL is encoded by the exons ATGGCCGCCTGCCCGtcggaggaggagcagcagcagccccggctcTGCCCGCAGCGGGGTCCTGGCTCAGCCCTGCGTCGCCCGGCGAAGCCGTACGCTCGCCCCTGTGCTCCTCCGGGCTGGGTGGGGGAGTCtgcgcggggagcggggccggggccacCGGCCTGGCTGCTTCACGCGTGTCAGAGCGCTTG TCTCACGGTCGCTAAGACGGAGGATCCCGACAAAAACAAACCATCCCCGTGTCGTGGGGATCAAGCGCAAAAGCGTGAGGTCTCCGAACGCCGCGTTGCGCTCCGCGTCCAGAGCTTGCATCAGCAAACCACCTCCGGTTTGCTCCCAGGCACGCCGCCCAAGCATCCGTTGCGGCCTGGCCTGCGGCATCGCTCCCCCGTCCTCGCCCCGGTTCGCACGTCCCCGTGCAGCGCCTGGTGTCAGCCCGTGGCCTccgcccgccgcttccccgtgcGGCTCTAG
- the SMIM3 gene encoding small integral membrane protein 3 isoform X2 has translation MTDPADLSTLPKHILDIWVIVLIILATILVMTALVLCPATAVIIYRVRTHPTRNGIV, from the coding sequence ATGACTGATCCAGCAGATCTCAGCACTCTCCCCAAGCACATCCTGGACATCTGGGTCATCGTCTTGATCATCCTGGCCACCATCCTCGTCATGACAGCCCTGGTGCTCTGCCCGGCCACTGCCGTCATCATCTACCGGGTACGGACTCACCCCACGCGCAACGGCATCGTGTGA
- the SMIM3 gene encoding small integral membrane protein 3 isoform X1 — MVTPALLLIKPLTPMTDPADLSTLPKHILDIWVIVLIILATILVMTALVLCPATAVIIYRVRTHPTRNGIV, encoded by the exons ATGgtgaccccagccctgctgctaaTTAAGCCATTAACTCC GATGACTGATCCAGCAGATCTCAGCACTCTCCCCAAGCACATCCTGGACATCTGGGTCATCGTCTTGATCATCCTGGCCACCATCCTCGTCATGACAGCCCTGGTGCTCTGCCCGGCCACTGCCGTCATCATCTACCGGGTACGGACTCACCCCACGCGCAACGGCATCGTGTGA
- the LOC126050970 gene encoding uncharacterized protein LOC126050970 isoform X3, whose protein sequence is MAACPSEEEQQQPRLCPQRGPGSALRRPAKPLTVAKTEDPDKNKPSPCRGDQAQKREVSERRVALRVQSLHQQTTSGLLPGTPPKHPLRPGLRHRSPVLAPVRTSPCSAWCQPVASARRFPVRL, encoded by the exons ATGGCCGCCTGCCCGtcggaggaggagcagcagcagccccggctcTGCCCGCAGCGGGGTCCTGGCTCAGCCCTGCGTCGCCCGGCGAAGCC TCTCACGGTCGCTAAGACGGAGGATCCCGACAAAAACAAACCATCCCCGTGTCGTGGGGATCAAGCGCAAAAGCGTGAGGTCTCCGAACGCCGCGTTGCGCTCCGCGTCCAGAGCTTGCATCAGCAAACCACCTCCGGTTTGCTCCCAGGCACGCCGCCCAAGCATCCGTTGCGGCCTGGCCTGCGGCATCGCTCCCCCGTCCTCGCCCCGGTTCGCACGTCCCCGTGCAGCGCCTGGTGTCAGCCCGTGGCCTccgcccgccgcttccccgtgcGGCTCTAG
- the LOC126050970 gene encoding uncharacterized protein LOC126050970 isoform X1, with protein MAACPSEEEQQQPRLCPQRGPGSALRRPAKPYARPCAPPGWVGESARGAGPGPPAWLLHACQSACGFFSVSRSLRRRIPTKTNHPRVVGIKRKSVRSPNAALRSASRACISKPPPVCSQARRPSIRCGLACGIAPPSSPRFARPRAAPGVSPWPPPAASPCGSRRNPCLRGSAAARDKNPTCFLSDGSSWRGTCSCGGREEAARQPPVRCFWGSGELCAWRLGVSESKW; from the exons ATGGCCGCCTGCCCGtcggaggaggagcagcagcagccccggctcTGCCCGCAGCGGGGTCCTGGCTCAGCCCTGCGTCGCCCGGCGAAGCCGTACGCTCGCCCCTGTGCTCCTCCGGGCTGGGTGGGGGAGTCtgcgcggggagcggggccggggccacCGGCCTGGCTGCTTCACGCGTGTCAGAGCGCTTG tggtttctttTCAGTCTCACGGTCGCTAAGACGGAGGATCCCGACAAAAACAAACCATCCCCGTGTCGTGGGGATCAAGCGCAAAAGCGTGAGGTCTCCGAACGCCGCGTTGCGCTCCGCGTCCAGAGCTTGCATCAGCAAACCACCTCCGGTTTGCTCCCAGGCACGCCGCCCAAGCATCCGTTGCGGCCTGGCCTGCGGCATCGCTCCCCCGTCCTCGCCCCGGTTCGCACGTCCCCGTGCAGCGCCTGGTGTCAGCCCGTGGCCTccgcccgccgcttccccgtgcGGCTCTAGAAGAAACCCCTGCCTGCGAGGATCCGCCGCCGCTCGCGATAAAAACCCCACGTGCTTTTTATCCGacggcagcagctggagggggaCGTGTTCTtgcggagggagggaggaggctgccCGCCAGCCGCCTGTGCGCTGCTTCTGGGGGAGCGGGGAGCTGTGTGCCTGGAGGCTGGGGGTGTCTGAGAGCAAGTGGTAG